In Desulfovibrio sp. UIB00, the following are encoded in one genomic region:
- a CDS encoding GAK system CofD-like protein, whose translation MSESASLFCFPPLGPRLVFFTGGTALRDLSRELIHYTHNSVHLVTPFDSGGSSAALRRSFAMPAVGDIRNRLLALADSAVVPASVMEFCASRLPEPSAECNDPHELRQQLRAMGSGEHPVWAAMPPLFADALRLHLNFFLQRMPEDFDPFRACMGNLILAGGYLHHKRVFGPVMAFLSRLLQTRGVVLPIVSESLHLAAELEDGSLVVGQHRFKNLSGAVRRLFLTVHEPDRGAEQAEKLQTPCRPPLAPASVAYLRSAAAICYPMGSFYTSVLANLLPQNVGRAVAAVQCPKIFIPNTGTDAELHGLTVAGQTAMILRHLREDAPDAPTEALLQAVLVDVRNGRYEGGLDAKERDALAQLGVRLVEKHMVYENDPQRHVPELTAKALLELVPGSPVTL comes from the coding sequence GTGAGCGAAAGTGCTTCGCTGTTCTGCTTTCCTCCGCTTGGTCCCAGACTGGTTTTTTTTACGGGCGGTACGGCTCTGCGCGATCTGAGCCGTGAACTGATCCACTACACCCACAATTCCGTTCATCTCGTCACGCCCTTTGATTCTGGCGGCAGTTCTGCGGCCCTGCGCCGCAGCTTCGCCATGCCTGCCGTGGGTGACATCCGCAACCGTTTGCTGGCTCTGGCCGACAGCGCGGTTGTGCCCGCCTCGGTAATGGAATTCTGCGCCAGCAGGCTGCCGGAACCATCGGCGGAATGCAACGATCCACATGAACTGCGCCAACAGCTGCGCGCCATGGGCAGCGGGGAGCATCCTGTATGGGCGGCGATGCCGCCGTTGTTTGCAGATGCGCTGCGTCTGCATCTCAATTTTTTTCTGCAACGCATGCCCGAAGATTTCGACCCCTTCCGCGCCTGCATGGGCAATCTGATTCTGGCCGGCGGCTACCTGCACCACAAGAGGGTGTTTGGCCCGGTCATGGCCTTTCTCAGCCGTTTATTGCAAACGCGTGGCGTTGTACTGCCCATTGTGAGCGAAAGCCTGCATCTGGCGGCGGAACTGGAAGATGGCTCTCTTGTGGTGGGGCAGCACCGCTTTAAAAATCTCAGCGGGGCTGTGCGGCGGCTGTTCCTCACCGTGCACGAACCAGACCGGGGAGCCGAGCAGGCAGAAAAACTGCAAACCCCTTGCCGCCCGCCTCTTGCCCCGGCCTCGGTGGCTTACCTGCGTTCGGCGGCAGCCATCTGCTATCCCATGGGCAGTTTTTACACCAGCGTGCTTGCCAACTTGTTGCCCCAGAATGTGGGCCGTGCCGTGGCTGCCGTTCAGTGTCCGAAAATTTTTATTCCCAATACCGGAACAGACGCGGAACTGCACGGCCTGACCGTGGCGGGGCAGACTGCCATGATTTTGCGCCATCTGCGCGAAGACGCCCCCGACGCCCCCACCGAGGCTCTGTTGCAGGCCGTGCTGGTTGATGTCCGCAATGGTCGCTATGAGGGCGGGCTTGATGCTAAAGAACGTGATGCCCTCGCCCAACTGGGTGTGCGGCTGGTAGAAAAACACATGGTCTACGAAAATGATCCGCAGCGCCATGTGCCGGAATTAACCGCCAAAGCCCTGCTGGAGCTTGTTCCCGGCAGTCCGGTGACCCTGTGA
- a CDS encoding pseudouridine synthase: MSNETSPVFCAEAQQATEKQFEASSADMVGQRLDYALTLLLPQMGLRGRKRSIESGQVLVNGRSCKAAQRLRKGDVVSLADAPEADQQTQNAGVDAPATGACPAGANVDTLPRLLERQGEFCFFYKPVGLHTAALTGGNMPSLESMLPQLLAGQGCTEAGAQDGADMSAEAVPPQLMQRLDHGTSGIVCAALSPQAAKAFRLAEAAGRCEKRYIALLAGRLEEDFTVTFALRTDKRSKSRVLDRDAGCTRWTNFTPLHYFEGDELPQLALATDSQFHRVGLTLVGCRIRRGARHQIRAHAAAVGHPLWNDPLYADNDPEAEAQTSHGMFYLHHGCLLLPGASCVMPPPWSFLPVAVARQVLEWLTFVD, from the coding sequence GTGAGTAATGAAACTTCCCCCGTATTTTGCGCCGAGGCGCAACAAGCAACTGAGAAACAGTTCGAAGCGTCCAGTGCAGACATGGTTGGCCAGAGGCTGGACTATGCCCTGACCCTGCTGCTGCCGCAGATGGGCCTGCGGGGGCGTAAGCGCAGTATTGAAAGTGGGCAGGTGCTCGTCAACGGGCGCTCCTGCAAGGCCGCGCAACGGTTGCGCAAAGGGGATGTGGTCTCGCTGGCAGACGCGCCGGAAGCAGATCAGCAGACCCAGAATGCTGGTGTTGACGCGCCCGCAACTGGCGCTTGCCCCGCAGGTGCGAATGTTGACACGTTGCCGCGTCTTTTGGAGCGGCAGGGCGAGTTCTGCTTTTTTTACAAGCCCGTAGGCTTGCACACTGCCGCATTAACAGGCGGCAACATGCCCAGCCTGGAGAGCATGCTGCCGCAGTTGCTGGCAGGGCAGGGCTGCACTGAGGCTGGCGCACAAGATGGTGCGGACATGAGTGCGGAGGCTGTGCCCCCTCAGTTGATGCAGCGTCTTGATCACGGCACTTCTGGCATTGTATGCGCGGCGCTTTCCCCGCAGGCGGCGAAGGCATTTCGCCTGGCCGAGGCGGCTGGACGCTGTGAAAAGCGCTATATCGCGCTTTTGGCCGGACGACTGGAAGAAGATTTTACCGTGACTTTTGCCCTGCGTACGGACAAGCGCAGCAAAAGCCGCGTACTTGACCGCGATGCTGGCTGCACGCGCTGGACGAATTTTACGCCCCTGCATTATTTTGAAGGGGATGAGCTGCCGCAACTGGCCCTCGCAACGGATTCCCAGTTTCACCGCGTTGGGCTGACGCTGGTCGGGTGCCGCATCCGGCGTGGCGCGCGCCACCAAATCCGAGCGCATGCCGCCGCTGTGGGGCACCCGCTGTGGAACGATCCCCTCTACGCAGACAATGATCCAGAAGCTGAAGCTCAAACATCCCACGGCATGTTCTATCTGCACCACGGCTGTCTGCTGCTGCCGGGGGCAAGCTGCGTCATGCCGCCGCCCTGGTCCTTCTTGCCAGTTGCTGTGGCCCGGCAAGTTCTGGAGTGGCTGACATTTGTCGATTAA
- a CDS encoding DUF47 family protein encodes MFPALLPKSAPFFAMLNEQNDLLRRMSALLVNMLEDVSNMDHVHKEIAFLEEEADLLHSKIIRALSQTFITPIDREDILRINQEQEECMDCLHSLSTRLHIFEFASIRFPALQMARTISAMLDLTHEMLAGLANRRDCHKTRVFRGLRSECDMVLAVGLAELMDEHQELTSKALMRVLKWSQAYERMNILLEQVNALAETIEEAVLKNV; translated from the coding sequence ATGTTTCCTGCTCTACTGCCCAAATCCGCTCCATTCTTTGCCATGCTCAACGAGCAGAACGATCTGCTGCGCCGCATGTCCGCCCTGCTGGTAAACATGCTGGAAGACGTTTCCAACATGGATCACGTGCACAAGGAAATCGCCTTTCTGGAAGAAGAGGCCGACCTGCTGCACAGCAAGATCATCCGGGCGCTTTCCCAGACATTTATCACGCCCATCGACCGCGAGGACATCCTGCGCATCAATCAGGAACAGGAAGAGTGCATGGACTGCCTGCACAGCCTGAGCACGCGGCTGCATATTTTTGAATTTGCCTCAATCCGTTTTCCCGCCTTGCAGATGGCGCGCACCATCAGCGCCATGCTTGATCTGACACATGAAATGCTCGCTGGCCTCGCCAATCGGCGCGACTGTCACAAAACCCGTGTTTTCCGAGGCCTGCGCAGCGAATGCGACATGGTGCTGGCCGTAGGCCTGGCGGAACTGATGGACGAACATCAGGAACTGACAAGCAAGGCCCTCATGCGGGTGCTCAAGTGGAGTCAGGCCTATGAGCGCATGAACATCCTGCTTGAGCAGGTCAATGCGCTGGCGGAAACCATTGAAGAAGCGGTGCTGAAAAATGTTTGA
- a CDS encoding inorganic phosphate transporter: MFDIPVLLALIVLVALVFDFTNGAHDCANAIATVVSTKVVTPRFAVGAAALLNLGGALLGTEVAKTLGSGIVLPHVVEGSHVLVLAALVGAITWNCITWYFGIPSSSSHALIGGLIGAAVADAGFSALNGKGIWDKVLVPLVASPLAGYAVGFCCMWIIYWICGHIHRRKVNASFRRLQLLSAAFMATSHGLNDAQKTMGIVTLALMIFGKIDTVEVPLWVKLSCAGAMALGTAVGGWKIVKTMGHRIFKLEPVHGFAAESSAALVITGASLMGAPVSTTHTISACIFGVGSTKRLSAVRWNVAANLVTAWVLTLPAAAGVGFVSYWLLHFIWN, translated from the coding sequence ATGTTTGATATCCCCGTGCTGCTGGCGCTCATTGTGCTGGTGGCCCTGGTGTTCGACTTCACCAATGGCGCGCACGACTGCGCCAACGCCATTGCCACCGTGGTTTCCACCAAGGTGGTGACGCCGCGTTTTGCGGTGGGCGCTGCGGCCCTGCTCAATCTGGGCGGGGCGCTGCTTGGTACTGAAGTGGCAAAAACACTGGGCAGCGGCATTGTTTTGCCGCACGTGGTGGAGGGGAGCCACGTACTTGTGCTGGCCGCCCTTGTGGGGGCCATCACCTGGAATTGTATAACCTGGTATTTCGGCATTCCGTCATCGTCTTCCCATGCCCTCATTGGCGGGCTTATCGGCGCAGCCGTGGCCGATGCTGGCTTTAGCGCGCTGAACGGCAAAGGCATCTGGGACAAGGTGCTGGTTCCCCTTGTGGCCTCACCCCTGGCAGGCTACGCGGTGGGTTTTTGCTGCATGTGGATCATTTACTGGATTTGCGGGCACATACACCGGCGCAAGGTCAATGCCTCGTTCCGGCGTTTGCAACTGCTCTCCGCCGCATTTATGGCTACCAGCCACGGCCTCAACGATGCGCAGAAGACCATGGGCATTGTCACTTTGGCCCTGATGATTTTTGGCAAGATCGACACCGTGGAAGTGCCCCTGTGGGTCAAACTTTCCTGCGCCGGGGCCATGGCCCTTGGTACTGCGGTGGGCGGCTGGAAAATTGTTAAGACCATGGGGCACCGTATTTTCAAGCTGGAGCCAGTCCACGGCTTTGCTGCCGAAAGCTCCGCCGCCCTAGTCATCACAGGCGCTTCTCTCATGGGTGCCCCGGTCAGCACCACGCACACCATATCTGCGTGTATCTTTGGTGTGGGGTCTACCAAAAGGCTTTCAGCCGTGCGCTGGAATGTGGCCGCAAATCTGGTGACCGCATGGGTGCTCACCTTGCCCGCCGCTGCCGGCGTGGGATTTGTTTCTTACTGGCTGCTGCATTTTATCTGGAACTGA
- a CDS encoding TraR/DksA family transcriptional regulator yields MDVFDQATELERLDRESALLRARAAVDRGGPEWINGVACCRECGDPIPAKRLEALPGVGLCRACQEEREGSRD; encoded by the coding sequence ATGGACGTTTTTGATCAGGCTACCGAGCTGGAGCGCCTTGACCGCGAATCAGCCCTCTTGCGAGCCCGTGCCGCAGTGGATCGAGGCGGCCCGGAATGGATCAACGGCGTAGCCTGCTGCCGTGAATGCGGCGACCCCATCCCCGCCAAGCGCCTTGAAGCCCTGCCCGGTGTTGGCCTGTGCCGCGCCTGCCAGGAAGAACGCGAAGGCAGCCGCGACTAA
- a CDS encoding aspartate aminotransferase family protein, producing MSQAFAAVKAGEESLLCRSYSRYPLAIVRGKGARLWDVDGKEYVDLLAGIAVTALGHCNDEICAALEAQSHKLWHVSNLFYQEEQLELARLLLSTSHHSKAFFCNSGAEANEACIKLARRYMRSVKKRDAYEIITLEGCFHGRTLGSLAATGRESLSNGFTPLPEGFKQVPANDLAAMEAAITPATAAVLVEVVQGEGGIVPLPADYLRGVEALCRKHDILFMCDEVQAGLCRTGKFWAFQTCGLTPDIISMAKSLANGLPMGAMLATDEVAQGFEAGSHATTFGGGALVSAVATKTVEIMLRDKLAERASTLGEHMKAQLAALQQRVPGKIREVRGIGLMLGIELTVSGKEVWEELLRQGFICNLSHGVTLRLLPPLNIEQADLDSFVTTLEDILKAF from the coding sequence ATGTCACAAGCCTTTGCCGCCGTGAAAGCCGGGGAAGAGAGCCTGCTCTGCCGTTCCTACAGCCGTTACCCGCTGGCTATCGTGCGAGGCAAGGGCGCGCGACTCTGGGACGTGGACGGCAAGGAATATGTCGATCTGCTGGCGGGCATTGCCGTAACGGCCCTTGGCCACTGCAATGATGAAATCTGCGCCGCCCTTGAGGCCCAGTCCCACAAGCTCTGGCACGTGAGCAACCTGTTTTATCAGGAAGAACAGCTTGAACTGGCGCGGCTGCTGCTCTCAACAAGCCACCACAGCAAGGCCTTTTTCTGCAACTCCGGCGCGGAAGCCAACGAGGCCTGCATAAAGCTGGCGCGTCGCTACATGCGCAGCGTGAAAAAACGCGATGCCTACGAAATCATCACCCTCGAGGGCTGCTTTCATGGCCGCACGCTCGGATCGCTGGCAGCCACTGGGCGCGAGAGCCTGAGCAATGGCTTTACCCCCCTGCCCGAGGGCTTCAAGCAGGTTCCGGCCAACGACCTCGCAGCGATGGAAGCCGCCATCACCCCCGCCACCGCCGCAGTGCTGGTTGAAGTGGTGCAGGGCGAAGGCGGCATTGTGCCCCTGCCCGCAGACTATCTGCGCGGTGTTGAGGCCCTGTGCCGCAAGCACGACATCCTCTTTATGTGCGATGAAGTGCAGGCTGGCCTGTGCCGTACCGGCAAGTTCTGGGCCTTCCAGACATGCGGCCTCACGCCCGACATCATCAGCATGGCCAAATCGCTCGCCAACGGCCTGCCCATGGGCGCCATGCTGGCTACGGACGAAGTTGCGCAGGGCTTTGAGGCGGGCAGCCACGCCACCACCTTTGGGGGGGGCGCGCTTGTTTCCGCTGTGGCGACCAAGACGGTTGAAATCATGCTGCGCGACAAACTGGCAGAACGCGCCAGCACGTTAGGTGAGCACATGAAGGCCCAGCTGGCCGCACTCCAGCAGCGCGTTCCCGGCAAAATCCGCGAAGTGCGGGGCATTGGCCTCATGCTGGGCATTGAGCTGACAGTTTCCGGCAAGGAGGTGTGGGAAGAACTGCTGCGCCAGGGCTTCATATGCAACCTGAGCCACGGCGTCACCCTGCGCCTCCTGCCGCCCCTGAACATTGAGCAGGCAGATCTGGACAGCTTTGTGACCACGCTTGAAGACATTTTGAAGGCTTTTTAA
- the dut gene encoding dUTP diphosphatase produces the protein MAPVDIAFVRPGARELYAQGQDDFLAPATSQSAGMDLRACLDTPEALIPAGGRLKVCTGISVQPRAAGIAGFVYSRSGLGARDGITVAQGVGIIDPDYTGEILVFLLNTSGQERRIQNGERVAQLIFQSFVRPRWREVTELSATERGSGGFGHTGR, from the coding sequence ATGGCCCCCGTGGACATTGCGTTTGTGCGCCCCGGCGCGCGTGAGCTCTACGCTCAGGGGCAGGATGATTTTCTTGCTCCTGCCACCAGCCAGTCGGCAGGTATGGATCTGCGCGCCTGCCTTGATACGCCCGAAGCGCTTATTCCCGCCGGGGGCAGGCTCAAGGTTTGCACGGGCATCAGCGTACAGCCCCGCGCGGCTGGCATTGCCGGTTTTGTTTACTCGCGCAGCGGCCTTGGCGCGCGCGACGGCATAACTGTTGCCCAGGGCGTCGGCATCATCGACCCGGACTATACCGGGGAAATTCTGGTGTTCCTTCTGAACACCTCCGGCCAGGAGCGCCGCATCCAGAACGGCGAGCGCGTGGCCCAGCTCATCTTTCAGTCCTTTGTGCGACCGCGATGGCGTGAAGTAACGGAACTGTCTGCCACAGAGCGCGGTTCCGGCGGTTTCGGTCACACAGGGCGCTGA
- a CDS encoding CD3324 family protein — protein MGYKKATKVLPQHLLRAIQEYVDGEYLYIPRKEENRKHWGETAPNRALRVARNNEMAARRKAGWSVAQLAERYFLSEKAVYKILAALN, from the coding sequence ATGGGCTATAAAAAAGCGACTAAAGTTCTGCCGCAACACTTGTTGCGGGCCATACAGGAATATGTTGACGGGGAATATCTGTACATTCCCCGCAAGGAAGAAAACAGAAAACACTGGGGAGAAACCGCCCCCAACCGTGCCTTGCGTGTTGCCAGAAATAACGAGATGGCTGCCCGGCGCAAGGCGGGCTGGTCTGTTGCGCAACTGGCGGAACGGTATTTTCTTTCCGAAAAAGCGGTTTACAAAATTCTTGCGGCCTTGAACTGA
- the trmFO gene encoding methylenetetrahydrofolate--tRNA-(uracil(54)-C(5))-methyltransferase (FADH(2)-oxidizing) TrmFO: MQIMSIAVVGGGLAGCECALHLARAGHSVTLFEQKPGHRSAAHISEHLAELVCSNSLRSDELTSGVGLLKAEMRALGSDFMELADAHRVPAGKALAVDREAFARAMTERVVAQANIMLVEHQVASLDDPVLAPFTGEGRAVVLAAGPMASEGLSVSLADAVGAKHCYFYDAIAPIVWTHSLNMDVVFRASRYGQENGEADGEGDYLNCPMSRDEYDVFYAALLEAQKVSAHEFEQEKHFEGCMPVEALAERGPRTLTFGPLKPVGFVDPRTGRRPWAILQLRAEKANSETCNLVGCQTKLTQGEQARVFRLVPGMENAEFARFGSMHRNTYVNAPDVLAPDLSLRARPGVYLAGQITGVEGYVESAASGLWLALLLNARARGLELPHPPVESALGGLLNHLRTPVKHFQPSNAHFGLVPELGERARKKDRKALYSARAQETFDEWLAAQREAGII; this comes from the coding sequence ATGCAGATTATGTCCATAGCTGTGGTGGGCGGCGGCCTTGCCGGGTGCGAATGCGCCCTGCATCTGGCCCGCGCCGGTCACTCCGTAACCCTGTTTGAACAAAAGCCGGGCCACAGGTCGGCTGCCCATATCAGCGAGCATCTGGCTGAGCTTGTATGCTCCAACTCCCTGCGGTCAGATGAACTTACATCCGGCGTGGGCCTGCTCAAGGCTGAAATGCGCGCCCTTGGCAGCGATTTTATGGAACTGGCCGATGCCCACCGCGTGCCCGCTGGCAAGGCTCTGGCCGTTGACCGCGAGGCTTTTGCCCGCGCCATGACCGAGCGCGTGGTGGCGCAGGCCAATATCATGCTTGTGGAACATCAGGTGGCATCGCTGGACGACCCGGTGCTCGCGCCCTTTACGGGCGAGGGCAGGGCAGTGGTTCTGGCTGCCGGGCCCATGGCCTCGGAGGGCCTTTCCGTCTCGCTCGCAGACGCCGTGGGCGCAAAACACTGCTATTTTTATGACGCCATCGCTCCCATTGTGTGGACGCACTCCCTTAATATGGACGTGGTGTTTCGCGCCTCCCGCTATGGGCAGGAAAACGGCGAGGCCGACGGCGAGGGCGACTATCTCAATTGCCCCATGAGCCGCGACGAATACGATGTTTTTTATGCGGCCCTGCTGGAAGCGCAAAAAGTTTCTGCCCACGAGTTTGAGCAGGAAAAGCATTTTGAAGGCTGCATGCCTGTGGAGGCTTTGGCCGAGCGCGGCCCCCGCACCCTGACCTTCGGCCCCCTCAAGCCTGTGGGGTTTGTGGACCCGCGCACAGGGCGCAGGCCCTGGGCCATTCTGCAGCTGCGGGCAGAAAAGGCCAACAGCGAAACCTGCAACCTGGTGGGCTGCCAGACCAAGCTGACCCAGGGCGAGCAGGCCCGCGTGTTCCGGCTGGTGCCGGGTATGGAAAATGCGGAGTTTGCGCGCTTTGGCAGTATGCACCGCAATACCTATGTGAACGCGCCTGATGTGCTGGCACCGGATTTGTCGCTGCGGGCGCGGCCCGGCGTGTATCTGGCGGGGCAGATCACAGGGGTGGAGGGCTATGTGGAATCAGCCGCCAGCGGCCTGTGGCTGGCCCTGCTGCTCAATGCCCGCGCACGTGGCCTTGAACTGCCGCACCCGCCTGTGGAGAGCGCTCTCGGCGGGCTGCTCAATCATCTGCGCACCCCGGTAAAGCATTTTCAGCCTTCCAACGCGCACTTCGGCCTTGTGCCGGAACTGGGCGAAAGGGCGCGTAAAAAAGACCGCAAGGCCTTGTATTCCGCCCGCGCGCAGGAAACATTCGATGAGTGGCTCGCAGCGCAGCGCGAGGCAGGCATTATTTAA
- the thrS gene encoding threonine--tRNA ligase: MEVRVEGQMVEAGDSVASVLQKALSGKKFKAAVAARADNGALLDLSAPLPAGCVELAPVYADSPQGLQMIRHSTAHVMAAAVKRLFPTAKVTIGPSIDTGFYYDFDVEKPFSSEDFPAIEAEMQRIADARELFTCKVLPKAEAVEVFRNMGEAYKVELIESIDADTVSLYTCGDFTDLCRGPHVPHTGFAKAAKLMSVAGAYWRGDEKNRMLSRIYGTAFADQKALDAYLKQLEEAKRRDHRKLGRELSLFTFKEDVAPGMVFWLPRGMMVRTILEDFWRREHLKRGYEIVQGPQLLRVETWQKSGHYDHYRENMYFTQIEEDAYGVKPMNCISHMLIYGNELHSYRDLPQRYFELGVVHRHEKSGVLHGLLRVRQFTQDDAHILCAPEQLEGEILEVIHLIRDLMNLFGFQYKVAVSTRPESSIGTDEAWELATNALTKAVEKAGLPYEINEGDGAFYGPKIDVRLLDCIGREWQCSTIQVDFTLPERFDLTYVGQDGEKHRPVMVHRAIMGSLERFIGILVENFAGALPTWLAPEQARLLTVTEAGDEATLKMCEELKAMGIRATADTRNEKLGFKVREAQLAKVPYILVVGEKEVQAGGANVRLRNGDNMGLKSVAEIAALIRTDAEEPFKQGGMRYSFA; this comes from the coding sequence ATGGAAGTCCGTGTGGAAGGGCAGATGGTGGAAGCCGGTGACTCCGTTGCTTCTGTCCTGCAAAAAGCCTTGAGCGGCAAAAAGTTCAAGGCGGCTGTGGCCGCGCGCGCCGATAATGGCGCTCTGCTGGATCTTTCCGCCCCCCTGCCTGCTGGCTGCGTCGAGCTTGCGCCCGTGTACGCCGACTCGCCCCAGGGGCTGCAGATGATCCGCCATTCCACCGCCCACGTCATGGCGGCGGCGGTCAAGCGTCTCTTCCCCACTGCCAAGGTCACTATCGGCCCTTCCATCGACACTGGCTTTTACTACGATTTTGACGTGGAAAAGCCCTTTTCCAGTGAAGATTTCCCCGCTATTGAAGCGGAAATGCAGCGTATTGCCGATGCGCGCGAACTTTTCACCTGCAAGGTGCTGCCCAAGGCGGAAGCTGTTGAAGTGTTCCGCAATATGGGCGAAGCCTACAAGGTCGAGCTGATTGAAAGCATCGATGCCGACACGGTGTCGCTCTATACCTGCGGAGATTTCACGGATCTGTGCCGTGGCCCCCACGTGCCGCACACTGGTTTTGCCAAGGCGGCAAAGCTCATGAGCGTAGCCGGGGCCTACTGGCGCGGTGATGAAAAGAACCGTATGCTTTCGCGTATTTACGGCACGGCCTTTGCCGACCAGAAAGCTCTGGACGCCTATCTGAAGCAGCTTGAAGAAGCCAAACGCCGCGACCACCGCAAGCTTGGCCGCGAGTTGAGCCTCTTCACATTCAAGGAAGATGTGGCCCCCGGCATGGTCTTCTGGCTGCCTAGGGGCATGATGGTGCGCACCATTCTTGAAGATTTCTGGCGTCGCGAACATCTCAAGCGCGGGTACGAAATCGTGCAGGGGCCGCAACTGCTGCGCGTGGAAACATGGCAGAAATCCGGCCACTACGACCATTACCGCGAAAATATGTATTTCACGCAGATCGAGGAAGACGCCTACGGCGTCAAGCCCATGAACTGCATCTCGCATATGCTCATTTACGGCAACGAGCTGCACAGCTACCGCGATCTGCCCCAGCGCTATTTTGAACTGGGCGTGGTGCACCGCCACGAAAAGAGCGGCGTGCTGCACGGGCTGTTGCGCGTGCGCCAGTTCACACAGGACGATGCGCATATTCTGTGCGCGCCCGAGCAGCTTGAGGGAGAAATTCTTGAGGTCATCCATCTTATCCGCGATCTCATGAATCTCTTCGGCTTCCAGTACAAGGTTGCCGTTTCCACCAGGCCCGAGAGCAGCATCGGCACGGACGAAGCGTGGGAACTTGCCACCAACGCGCTCACCAAGGCTGTGGAAAAGGCCGGACTGCCCTACGAGATCAATGAGGGCGACGGCGCGTTTTACGGCCCAAAAATTGACGTGCGACTGCTTGACTGCATTGGCCGTGAATGGCAATGCTCAACGATACAGGTTGATTTTACCCTGCCGGAGCGTTTTGACCTCACCTATGTGGGGCAGGACGGCGAAAAGCACCGTCCAGTCATGGTGCACCGGGCTATCATGGGGTCGCTTGAGCGGTTCATCGGCATTCTCGTTGAGAACTTTGCCGGTGCGCTGCCCACATGGCTTGCGCCTGAGCAGGCCCGTCTGCTTACCGTGACGGAAGCGGGCGATGAAGCCACCCTCAAGATGTGCGAAGAACTCAAGGCGATGGGCATTCGCGCCACCGCCGATACCCGCAACGAGAAACTGGGTTTCAAGGTGCGCGAGGCGCAGCTGGCCAAGGTTCCGTATATTCTGGTGGTGGGGGAAAAAGAAGTGCAGGCGGGCGGCGCCAATGTGCGCCTGCGCAATGGGGACAATATGGGGCTCAAATCCGTAGCGGAAATCGCCGCGCTGATCCGGACGGACGCCGAAGAGCCTTTCAAACAAGGAGGGATGCGCTATAGCTTCGCCTAA
- the infC gene encoding translation initiation factor IF-3, whose translation MRFRRDMPQDGVRRNEMIRAREVRVIAADGEQLGILQRNDAIDRAKEAGMDLVEVASTSEPPVCRIMDYGKFKYEQQKKKQEAKKRQAVVQIKEIKVRPKTDDHDYETKVRHIRRFLEEGDRCKITVFFRGREIVHKDRGMAILERVVQDLADIAKVDQEARAEGRTLQMMLVPKKQS comes from the coding sequence ATGAGATTCCGTCGCGACATGCCGCAGGACGGCGTGCGTCGCAACGAGATGATCCGCGCCCGTGAAGTGCGCGTGATCGCCGCCGATGGCGAGCAGCTTGGAATTCTGCAACGCAACGATGCTATTGACCGGGCCAAAGAAGCCGGCATGGATCTTGTGGAAGTGGCTTCCACTTCTGAACCGCCCGTTTGTCGCATAATGGACTACGGCAAGTTCAAGTACGAACAGCAGAAAAAGAAGCAGGAAGCCAAAAAGCGGCAGGCCGTGGTGCAGATTAAGGAAATCAAGGTTCGTCCCAAAACCGATGACCATGATTACGAAACCAAGGTCCGCCACATTCGCCGTTTTCTTGAAGAGGGTGACCGCTGTAAGATTACGGTGTTTTTCAGGGGCCGCGAAATTGTGCATAAAGATCGCGGCATGGCCATTCTTGAACGGGTTGTGCAAGACCTTGCCGATATCGCCAAGGTGGATCAGGAAGCCCGTGCCGAAGGCCGCACCTTGCAGATGATGCTGGTGCCCAAAAAGCAGTCGTAG
- the rpmI gene encoding 50S ribosomal protein L35 → MPKIKTRRSAAKRFSQTGSGKFKRRRQNLRHILTKKAASRKMRLGQSTLVDQTNEKAVRRMLPNG, encoded by the coding sequence ATGCCCAAGATCAAAACCCGGCGTTCCGCCGCCAAGCGTTTTTCGCAGACCGGCAGCGGCAAGTTCAAGCGTCGCCGCCAGAACCTGCGCCACATTCTGACCAAGAAGGCAGCCAGCCGCAAAATGCGTTTGGGTCAGTCCACCCTCGTGGATCAGACCAACGAGAAGGCTGTGCGCCGGATGCTGCCCAACGGCTAA
- the rplT gene encoding 50S ribosomal protein L20 — translation MRVKRGLASHRRHKKYLSAAKGFRGGRSRLYRTAREAVERSMQYSYVGRKQRKRDFRTLWILRINAGARLSGLSYSRFMHGLKQAGIELNRKVLADLAVYHKDDFAKIVDLAKAALN, via the coding sequence ATGCGTGTGAAGAGAGGTCTTGCAAGTCATCGTCGTCATAAAAAATATTTGAGCGCAGCCAAGGGCTTCCGTGGTGGTCGCAGCCGTCTGTACCGCACCGCGCGCGAGGCTGTGGAACGCTCGATGCAGTATTCCTATGTGGGCCGCAAGCAGAGGAAACGCGATTTCCGCACTCTGTGGATTCTCCGCATCAACGCCGGCGCGCGTCTGAGCGGTCTTTCCTACAGCCGCTTCATGCACGGCCTCAAGCAGGCTGGCATTGAACTGAACCGCAAGGTTCTGGCTGACCTTGCCGTGTATCACAAGGACGACTTCGCCAAGATCGTCGATCTGGCCAAGGCCGCTCTGAATTAA